The following are encoded together in the Bacillus sp. V2I10 genome:
- the ltrA gene encoding group II intron reverse transcriptase/maturase produces the protein METKLIRIAELAKSDPKMKFTSLVHLLNEQSLVQCHLELPNKKATGVNGTTKEQYSENLEENIEDLVCRLKSKSYRPVPVRRMYIPKLNSNKKRPLGIPEHEDKIVQKGITKILNTIYENDFLDCSFGFRPNRNCHDALKILNHYIEKRSVNYVVDVDIKGFFDNVDHIWMMEFLKLRIADPNLLSIIGRFLKGGYMEEGRKHKTDNGTPQGGVISPVLANVYLHYVLDLWFEKRVRKQCKGQAYIVRYADDFVCCFQYKSEAQEFFHSLKMRLKKFNLEIAEDKTKIIPFGRFAEKNANQKGEGKPATFDFLGFTHYCGKSKQGNFRVKRKSSRKKVQGKLKESKEWLKNNRNKDIHMIMDRFKRSLTGYYNYYCITDNTQNVNNFKDKIQYLLFKWLNRRSQRKSFTWDKYRLFLDKYPLPSPRIKVNIYDLRKEISYIL, from the coding sequence ATGGAAACAAAACTAATAAGGATAGCAGAACTAGCAAAATCTGATCCTAAAATGAAATTTACATCTCTTGTACATTTACTAAATGAGCAATCACTAGTTCAATGTCATCTTGAATTACCTAATAAGAAGGCAACTGGAGTAAACGGTACAACTAAAGAGCAATACAGTGAAAATCTAGAAGAAAACATAGAGGATTTAGTATGTAGGCTTAAAAGCAAAAGCTATCGTCCTGTTCCAGTAAGGAGAATGTATATTCCAAAGCTCAACTCAAACAAGAAAAGACCATTGGGAATACCGGAACATGAAGATAAGATTGTTCAGAAAGGCATTACGAAGATACTAAATACCATCTATGAAAATGATTTTCTAGACTGCTCTTTTGGATTCCGTCCAAATCGTAATTGCCACGATGCTTTGAAAATACTGAACCACTACATTGAAAAGAGGTCAGTAAACTATGTAGTAGATGTAGATATTAAAGGATTCTTTGACAACGTTGACCACATATGGATGATGGAGTTCTTAAAACTGCGAATTGCTGACCCTAACTTACTAAGTATAATTGGTAGGTTTCTTAAAGGTGGATATATGGAGGAAGGTAGAAAACACAAAACAGATAATGGTACACCGCAAGGTGGAGTAATATCACCTGTATTAGCTAATGTATACCTCCATTATGTCCTCGACCTTTGGTTTGAGAAAAGGGTTAGAAAACAGTGCAAAGGACAAGCATACATAGTGAGATATGCAGATGATTTTGTTTGTTGTTTTCAATATAAGAGTGAAGCTCAGGAATTCTTCCATTCTTTAAAGATGAGATTAAAGAAGTTTAACCTAGAAATAGCTGAGGATAAAACCAAAATTATTCCCTTCGGGAGGTTTGCGGAGAAAAATGCAAATCAAAAGGGAGAGGGTAAACCAGCAACCTTTGATTTCTTAGGCTTTACACACTATTGTGGGAAGAGTAAACAAGGTAACTTCCGAGTAAAGCGGAAATCAAGTAGGAAGAAAGTTCAAGGCAAACTCAAGGAATCTAAAGAATGGTTAAAGAATAATAGAAATAAAGATATTCATATGATTATGGATAGATTCAAACGCTCACTAACAGGTTATTACAACTATTACTGCATCACAGATAATACCCAAAATGTTAACAACTTCAAAGACAAAATCCAATACTTACTGTTTAAGTGGCTCAATAGAAGAAGTCAAAGAAAATCCTTTACTTGGGATAAGTACAGACTCTTTCTTGATAAATATCCACTACCATCACCAAGAATTAAAGTGAATATATACGATTTAAGAAAAGAGATTAGCTACATTCTGTAA
- a CDS encoding DUF3231 family protein encodes MKPQKKSTNIELTCTEIGGLWGVFIQESMSTCFLTYFLHHLQDEEIIPLTKEALQISQGRLDKMKNIFLAENFPFPAAFSEGDVNLSAPPLFHDVFTLSYIYMMNRLGMINFSYTASNNVRLDVLDFFTECIHTSTEMFGKAVKMMLSKGIYDRPPKMEYPKEIEFVQKESFISGIIGKKRPLNAIELSEIFFNIERNYFSILIMLGFAQVIKDKKLKDHIIRGKIISEKQISFFNNLLMKEDLLGTVTVNMEVTDSTVSPFSDKLIMSMINVLNSVDISLISHALSVSMRTDLTAQYSKIIAEVMMYAKDTFDIVVEKKWLEQPPLVTNRDKLINS; translated from the coding sequence TTGAAACCTCAGAAAAAGTCAACAAATATAGAACTGACATGTACCGAAATCGGTGGGCTTTGGGGCGTTTTTATTCAAGAGAGTATGAGCACTTGTTTCCTTACATATTTTTTGCATCATCTTCAAGATGAGGAAATCATACCTCTAACAAAAGAGGCATTGCAAATATCTCAAGGGCGATTAGACAAAATGAAAAATATATTCCTTGCTGAAAACTTCCCATTTCCCGCGGCTTTTTCAGAAGGTGATGTCAATTTGTCTGCCCCTCCGCTATTTCACGATGTGTTTACCCTGAGTTACATTTACATGATGAATCGGCTAGGAATGATTAATTTTAGTTATACTGCCTCTAACAACGTTCGACTTGATGTGCTCGACTTTTTTACAGAGTGTATTCATACATCTACCGAGATGTTCGGCAAAGCAGTCAAGATGATGTTGTCAAAAGGCATTTATGATCGTCCACCTAAAATGGAGTACCCAAAAGAAATCGAGTTTGTCCAGAAGGAATCATTTATTTCCGGTATTATTGGCAAAAAGCGTCCGTTGAATGCAATTGAATTGTCCGAGATATTTTTTAACATTGAGCGAAATTACTTCTCAATTCTTATCATGCTCGGATTTGCTCAAGTAATAAAGGACAAGAAACTGAAGGATCACATTATTAGAGGGAAAATTATCAGTGAAAAACAAATTTCATTTTTTAACAATTTACTAATGAAAGAAGATCTCCTCGGTACGGTGACGGTGAACATGGAAGTAACTGATTCTACTGTATCACCATTTTCAGACAAACTTATCATGTCTATGATAAATGTATTAAATTCAGTGGACATCAGCTTAATTTCACACGCCTTGTCAGTATCGATGAGAACAGATCTTACAGCTCAATATAGTAAAATTATTGCAGAGGTAATGATGTACGCCAAAGACACATTTGATATAGTGGTTGAAAAGAAATGGCTGGAACAACCTCCGCTTGTGACAAACAGAGATAAGTTGATAAACTCGTAG